A single region of the Cyclopterus lumpus isolate fCycLum1 chromosome 16, fCycLum1.pri, whole genome shotgun sequence genome encodes:
- the cblc gene encoding E3 ubiquitin-protein ligase CBL-C isoform X5 yields the protein MMAAAGSGASLSPTLSSQPPTSGDLRLVDKALKRLDKLRKLCTNPRLGLRNSPPYLPELVSETTTMLTQVWEPYRGSRAAGSQVAREDEAKYLRIHVRNLLDKTDRALLLFKEGREKIFEETSSCRRNLTKLSLLFSHMLWELRAMFPGGGFQGDTYKLTKTEAKEFWTRSFGKKCIVQWNSFKEQLWSVHTFEEGMESMALKSTIDLTCNDHITVFEFDIFTRLFQPWRSLIRNWNQLAVTHPGYMAFLTYDQVIARLEHYLHRPGSYIFRLSCTRMGQWAIGHVTSEGDIIQTIPQNTPLYQALIQGFKECCYLYPDGRDVNPDLTSLYEPAQRGKVKVTEEQYELYCDIGSTFQLCKICAERDKDTCIQPCGHLLCQPCLTGWQQKSAGHTCPYCRCNIRGTESIIVEPYRSGSRKWEDEGVENEEEGDHEDIELIVKEMAALRKFSSLDYKVPRSCLSNPPPAPKNLTTPHCPSASSHSQTSETKTLDKHSHSRSADSDNAARTRHRKQTQMKSAELITEAKSVDNGAAGLGPSSPVKQRRRHKEREEWRADLREDNDDRE from the exons ATGATGGCGGCAGCAGGTTCAGGAGCCTCCCTGAGCCCAACATTGAGTTCCCAGCCCCCCACCAGTGGAGACCTGCGGCTGGTGGACAAGGCCCTCAAAAGACTGGACAAGCTCCGCAAGCTGTGCACTAATCCCCGGCTGGGCCTGAGGAACAGTCCACCATACCTGCCAGAGCTGGTATCGGAGACAACAACAATGCTCACACAGGTTTGGGAGCCCTACCGAGGCTCCAGGGCGGCAGGCAGCCAGGTGGCCCGAGAAGATGAGGCCAAGTACCTGAGGATCCATGTCAGAAACCTGCTGGATAAGACAGACAGAGCGTTGCTGCTGTTTAAAGAGGGGCGGGAGAAGATATTCGAGGAGACATCCAGCTGCAG GAGGAACTTGACCAAATTGTCCTTGCTGTTCAGTCACATGCTCTGGGAGCTGAGGGCCATGTTTCCAGGGGGCGGTTTTCAGGGTGACACCTACAAGCTGACTAAGACAGAGGCTAAGGAGTTTTGGACGCGTTCATTTGGAAAAAA GTGTATCGTGCAGTGGAATAGTTTCAAAGAGCAGCTGTGGAGTGTACACACATTTGAGGAAGGGATGGAGTCCATGGCCCTAAAGTCAACCATAGATCTCACCTGTAATGACCACATCACTGTGTTTGAGTTTGACATATTCACTAGACTGTTTCAG CCCTGGAGGTCACTCATAAGGAACTGGAACCAGCTAGCAGTGACTCATCCAGGCTACATGGCCTTCCTCACCTATGACCAGGTCATAGCTCGTCTGGAACACTACCTGCACAGACCTGGGAG CTATATCTTTCGCCTAAGCTGCACAAGAATGGGCCAGTGGGCGATTGGCCATGTGACCAGTGAAGGTGACATCATCCAGACCATCCCCCAGAACACACCTCTGTACCAGGCACTCATTCAGGGCTTCAAGGAATGCTG CTACCTGTACCCAGATGGCCGCGACGTTAACCCCGACCTGACAAGCTTGTATGAACCGGCCCAGAGGGGCAAAGTCAAAGTTACAGAG GAGCAGTATGAGCTTTACTGTGACATAGGCAGCACCTTCCAGCTGTGTAAGATCTGTGCAGAGAGGGATAAGGACACTTGTATCCAGCCCTGTGGGCACCTCCTGTGCCAACCCTGCCTCACAGGCTGGCAG CAGAAGTCAGCTGGCCACACCTGCCCATACTGTCGCTGCAACATCAGAGGAACAGAGTCCATCATCGTCGAGCCTTACCGGTCAGGCAGTAGGAAGTGGGAGGATGAGGGGGTTGAGAATGAAGAAGAGGGGGACCATGAGGACATTGAACTGATAGTAAAAGAAATGGCTGCCttgaggaag TTCTCAAGTTTGGATTACAAGGTACCCAGGTCCTGCCTCAGCAATCCACCTCCGGCCCCTAAGAACCTGACAACCCCCCACTGTCCCTCTGCATCCAGCCACTCCCAGACATCAGAAACCAAGACTCTGGACAAACACTCCCACTCCCGTTCA GCGGACAGTGACAATGCAGCGCGTACAAGACACAggaaacagacacaaatgaaaAG CGCTGAATTAATCACAGAAGCAAAGAGTGTTGACA ATGGAGCAGCGGGGCTCGGACCTTCCAGTCCAGTCAAACAGAGACGGAGAcataaagagagggaggaatggagAGCAGACCTCAGAGAAGACAACGATGATCGGGAGTGA
- the cblc gene encoding E3 ubiquitin-protein ligase CBL-C isoform X7 translates to MMAAAGSGASLSPTLSSQPPTSGDLRLVDKALKRLDKLRKLCTNPRLGLRNSPPYLPELVSETTTMLTQVWEPYRGSRAAGSQVAREDEAKYLRIHVRNLLDKTDRALLLFKEGREKIFEETSSCRRNLTKLSLLFSHMLWELRAMFPGGGFQGDTYKLTKTEAKEFWTRSFGKKCIVQWNSFKEQLWSVHTFEEGMESMALKSTIDLTCNDHITVFEFDIFTRLFQPWRSLIRNWNQLAVTHPGYMAFLTYDQVIARLEHYLHRPGSYIFRLSCTRMGQWAIGHVTSEGDIIQTIPQNTPLYQALIQGFKECCYLYPDGRDVNPDLTSLYEPAQRGKVKVTEEQYELYCDIGSTFQLCKICAERDKDTCIQPCGHLLCQPCLTGWQQKSAGHTCPYCRCNIRGTESIIVEPYRSGSRKWEDEGVENEEEGDHEDIELIVKEMAALRKFSSLDYKVPRSCLSNPPPAPKNLTTPHCPSASSHSQTSETKTLDKHSHSRSWLMAAFVTRFLSSAGGQ, encoded by the exons ATGATGGCGGCAGCAGGTTCAGGAGCCTCCCTGAGCCCAACATTGAGTTCCCAGCCCCCCACCAGTGGAGACCTGCGGCTGGTGGACAAGGCCCTCAAAAGACTGGACAAGCTCCGCAAGCTGTGCACTAATCCCCGGCTGGGCCTGAGGAACAGTCCACCATACCTGCCAGAGCTGGTATCGGAGACAACAACAATGCTCACACAGGTTTGGGAGCCCTACCGAGGCTCCAGGGCGGCAGGCAGCCAGGTGGCCCGAGAAGATGAGGCCAAGTACCTGAGGATCCATGTCAGAAACCTGCTGGATAAGACAGACAGAGCGTTGCTGCTGTTTAAAGAGGGGCGGGAGAAGATATTCGAGGAGACATCCAGCTGCAG GAGGAACTTGACCAAATTGTCCTTGCTGTTCAGTCACATGCTCTGGGAGCTGAGGGCCATGTTTCCAGGGGGCGGTTTTCAGGGTGACACCTACAAGCTGACTAAGACAGAGGCTAAGGAGTTTTGGACGCGTTCATTTGGAAAAAA GTGTATCGTGCAGTGGAATAGTTTCAAAGAGCAGCTGTGGAGTGTACACACATTTGAGGAAGGGATGGAGTCCATGGCCCTAAAGTCAACCATAGATCTCACCTGTAATGACCACATCACTGTGTTTGAGTTTGACATATTCACTAGACTGTTTCAG CCCTGGAGGTCACTCATAAGGAACTGGAACCAGCTAGCAGTGACTCATCCAGGCTACATGGCCTTCCTCACCTATGACCAGGTCATAGCTCGTCTGGAACACTACCTGCACAGACCTGGGAG CTATATCTTTCGCCTAAGCTGCACAAGAATGGGCCAGTGGGCGATTGGCCATGTGACCAGTGAAGGTGACATCATCCAGACCATCCCCCAGAACACACCTCTGTACCAGGCACTCATTCAGGGCTTCAAGGAATGCTG CTACCTGTACCCAGATGGCCGCGACGTTAACCCCGACCTGACAAGCTTGTATGAACCGGCCCAGAGGGGCAAAGTCAAAGTTACAGAG GAGCAGTATGAGCTTTACTGTGACATAGGCAGCACCTTCCAGCTGTGTAAGATCTGTGCAGAGAGGGATAAGGACACTTGTATCCAGCCCTGTGGGCACCTCCTGTGCCAACCCTGCCTCACAGGCTGGCAG CAGAAGTCAGCTGGCCACACCTGCCCATACTGTCGCTGCAACATCAGAGGAACAGAGTCCATCATCGTCGAGCCTTACCGGTCAGGCAGTAGGAAGTGGGAGGATGAGGGGGTTGAGAATGAAGAAGAGGGGGACCATGAGGACATTGAACTGATAGTAAAAGAAATGGCTGCCttgaggaag TTCTCAAGTTTGGATTACAAGGTACCCAGGTCCTGCCTCAGCAATCCACCTCCGGCCCCTAAGAACCTGACAACCCCCCACTGTCCCTCTGCATCCAGCCACTCCCAGACATCAGAAACCAAGACTCTGGACAAACACTCCCACTCCCGTTCA TGGCTGATGGCTGCGTTTGTGACACGTTTCCTCTCATCAGCAGGCGGACAGTGA